From the genome of Virgibacillus proomii, one region includes:
- a CDS encoding PTS sugar transporter subunit IIB, with the protein MKFLAVCGSGLGTSFMVEMNIKQILQELGVTGVEVSHSDLSSATPGDADVYFLAKDIAEGGSHLGEVIVLDNIIDMDELREKVTKLVKDKNLI; encoded by the coding sequence ATGAAATTTTTAGCAGTTTGTGGATCAGGGTTAGGGACAAGCTTTATGGTAGAGATGAATATTAAACAGATTTTACAGGAATTAGGTGTGACTGGGGTGGAGGTATCTCATTCTGATTTAAGTTCAGCTACCCCAGGAGACGCAGATGTCTATTTTTTAGCGAAAGATATTGCTGAAGGCGGTTCACATTTAGGTGAGGTAATTGTATTAGACAACATTATTGATATGGACGAGTTAAGGGAAAAAGTTACAAAGTTAGTAAAAGACAAAAATTTAATTTAA
- a CDS encoding PTS ascorbate transporter subunit IIC translates to MNNFLSVLVDILSQPAILVAAIALIGLLAQKKNASEIMKGTIKTFVGFIVIAAGAGILEKALTPFGTMFQEAFHVSGVVPNNEAIVALALTEYGTNTALIMFFGMIVNILIARFTRYKYIFLTGHHTLYLACMFAVIMAVAGFDTVPLIIAGAVALGIVMTLSPAIVQPFMRQLTGNDNVALGHFSAVGYAISGLTGKIFKNSRENSTENINFPKGLSFLRDSTVSIALTMVVMYVIVALFAGASFIEAELSEGMNYLVFSLIQGGSFAAGVFIILSGVRLVLAEIVPAFKGISTKLVPNAKPALDVPIIYPYAPNAVLIGFFSSFIGGIFSMVIMFVTGTTIILPGVVPHFFTGAAAGVLGNTTGGIKGAVAGSFVNGIIISFLPVFLLPVLGELGFANTTFSDADFGVSGIFFGSLANYAGPVAIVISLIVILGFMLIPFGKKKSSTENAN, encoded by the coding sequence ATGAATAATTTCTTAAGTGTATTAGTTGATATTTTAAGTCAGCCTGCTATTTTGGTTGCTGCAATTGCGTTAATCGGTCTATTAGCACAAAAGAAAAATGCATCCGAGATCATGAAGGGAACAATTAAAACATTTGTAGGTTTTATTGTCATTGCAGCAGGTGCAGGAATTTTGGAGAAAGCTTTAACTCCATTTGGTACTATGTTCCAAGAAGCTTTTCATGTATCAGGGGTAGTGCCAAACAACGAAGCCATTGTTGCTTTAGCTCTTACAGAATACGGAACAAATACAGCGTTAATTATGTTTTTTGGTATGATTGTCAACATATTAATCGCCCGGTTTACAAGATATAAGTATATATTTTTAACAGGTCATCATACACTTTATCTGGCTTGTATGTTTGCTGTTATTATGGCGGTAGCAGGATTCGATACAGTACCATTAATTATAGCGGGTGCTGTTGCTTTAGGAATAGTAATGACGCTATCACCAGCAATCGTTCAGCCGTTTATGAGGCAGCTTACTGGAAATGATAATGTGGCTCTTGGACATTTTAGTGCAGTAGGATATGCAATAAGTGGATTAACTGGAAAAATTTTTAAGAACAGCAGAGAAAATTCAACGGAAAATATCAATTTTCCAAAAGGACTTAGTTTTTTACGAGATAGTACGGTTAGTATTGCTTTAACAATGGTCGTGATGTATGTAATTGTCGCTTTATTTGCAGGTGCTTCATTTATTGAAGCAGAACTAAGTGAAGGAATGAACTATTTGGTTTTCTCTCTGATTCAAGGCGGTAGCTTTGCAGCTGGTGTATTTATTATCTTATCTGGTGTCCGTTTAGTATTAGCAGAAATTGTACCAGCGTTTAAAGGGATTTCCACAAAGCTTGTGCCTAACGCTAAACCGGCACTTGATGTTCCAATTATTTATCCGTATGCACCAAATGCTGTTTTAATTGGGTTTTTCAGCAGTTTTATTGGCGGAATTTTTAGTATGGTAATTATGTTCGTCACGGGAACGACGATTATTCTTCCTGGAGTAGTGCCTCATTTCTTTACTGGAGCAGCTGCTGGGGTTCTAGGCAATACAACAGGCGGGATAAAAGGAGCCGTTGCCGGATCATTTGTCAATGGAATTATCATTTCGTTTTTACCAGTATTTTTATTACCGGTATTAGGAGAGTTAGGATTTGCTAATACAACATTTTCTGATGCTGACTTTGGCGTTTCAGGTATCTTTTTCGGCTCGCTGGCAAACTATGCAGGACCAGTTGCCATTGTTATTAGCTTAATTGTTATTCTTGGTTTCATGTTAATTCCATTTGGCAAAAAAAAGAGCTCTACAGAAAATGCTAACTAA
- the tkt gene encoding transketolase: MSEELKNIADLSINTIRTLTIDSVEKAQHGHPGMPMGAAPMAYSLWKNILNINPKNPEWFNRDRFVLAAGHGSMLQYCLLHLAGFELSLDELKNFRQLESKTPGHPEYGVTPGVELTTGPLGQGIPGSVGLALAERHLAETYNREGFPVIDHYTYAICGDGDLMEGVSYEAASLAGHLKLGRLIVLYDSNDISLDGELALSFSEDIKQRFKSCGWQYLFVKDGNDIEAIEKAINKAKEDETRPTLIEIKTVIGYGAPTIQGKSDAHSDPIGAEEIKRAKAFYKWNYEEDFYVPEEVYDDFGSIKENGVKKEQEWNQLFERYANEYPELASELKRIIAGELPEGWDQKLPTFEVGESIATRASASKVLQALANNIPELVGGSADLDASTKTRLTAFANLTKENYAGRNISFGVREFAMGGIANGMALHHLRPFVSTFFVFSDYLRPAIRLSALMELPVTYVFTHDSVAVGQDGPTHQPVEHLAAFRAMPNLTVLRPADANETKEAWKIAVSQKNQPTMLVLGRQNLPTLAETAEKAQEGVIRGAYIISEAKTTPVGILIAAGSEVSLALQAQKKLAEEGIYVHVVSMPSWNLFDKQPLDYKEQVLPKELDKRLSIEMGSKVGWQEYVGTNGAVMSIDSFGVSGPGDKVIKKFGFTVENVVKNFKDLL; the protein is encoded by the coding sequence ATGAGTGAAGAACTAAAAAACATTGCAGACTTATCAATTAACACCATTCGTACGCTTACGATAGATAGTGTTGAAAAAGCACAGCACGGGCATCCTGGTATGCCAATGGGGGCAGCTCCGATGGCATATAGCCTCTGGAAAAATATACTGAATATCAATCCGAAAAATCCGGAATGGTTTAACAGAGATAGATTTGTATTAGCTGCCGGACATGGTTCCATGCTTCAATATTGTTTACTGCATCTTGCCGGGTTTGAGTTATCCCTAGATGAACTAAAGAACTTTAGACAATTAGAAAGTAAGACTCCAGGACATCCGGAGTACGGGGTTACACCAGGAGTTGAATTAACAACAGGTCCTCTTGGACAAGGAATACCGGGAAGTGTCGGGTTAGCACTTGCGGAAAGACATCTTGCTGAAACTTATAATCGAGAAGGATTTCCAGTTATTGATCACTATACGTATGCCATTTGCGGTGATGGTGATTTAATGGAGGGTGTCTCCTATGAAGCAGCATCACTGGCTGGACATTTAAAGCTCGGTCGTTTAATCGTATTATATGATTCAAATGACATCAGTTTAGACGGAGAATTGGCCCTGTCTTTTTCAGAGGATATTAAACAGCGCTTTAAGTCTTGTGGATGGCAATATTTGTTTGTAAAAGATGGTAATGATATAGAAGCCATTGAAAAAGCAATCAATAAAGCGAAGGAGGATGAAACTCGTCCTACATTGATTGAAATCAAAACGGTCATCGGTTATGGTGCTCCAACCATTCAAGGAAAAAGCGATGCGCATAGTGATCCAATTGGCGCGGAAGAAATTAAACGTGCAAAAGCCTTTTATAAATGGAATTATGAAGAAGATTTTTATGTGCCGGAAGAAGTATATGACGACTTTGGCAGTATTAAAGAAAATGGCGTTAAAAAAGAACAAGAATGGAATCAGCTTTTTGAGCGCTATGCAAATGAATATCCGGAGCTTGCAAGTGAGTTAAAACGAATCATTGCTGGAGAACTCCCTGAAGGTTGGGATCAGAAATTACCAACATTTGAAGTGGGAGAGTCCATAGCAACTCGAGCTTCGGCCAGTAAAGTATTACAAGCATTAGCAAATAATATCCCTGAACTTGTAGGTGGTTCTGCTGATTTAGATGCTTCTACTAAAACGAGGCTAACAGCATTTGCTAATTTAACAAAGGAAAATTATGCTGGAAGAAATATTTCCTTTGGGGTACGCGAATTTGCAATGGGTGGCATTGCAAATGGAATGGCTTTACATCATCTAAGACCGTTTGTAAGTACGTTCTTTGTGTTTTCAGATTATCTGCGTCCGGCTATTCGATTATCTGCTTTAATGGAGTTGCCTGTTACGTATGTCTTTACTCATGATAGTGTAGCAGTCGGTCAAGATGGTCCTACTCATCAGCCTGTTGAGCATTTGGCAGCCTTTCGTGCTATGCCTAATCTTACCGTATTACGTCCGGCAGATGCGAATGAGACAAAAGAAGCTTGGAAAATCGCTGTGTCACAAAAAAATCAGCCAACGATGCTTGTGTTAGGAAGACAAAATTTGCCTACGCTAGCTGAAACAGCAGAAAAAGCGCAAGAAGGCGTAATAAGAGGAGCATATATTATTTCGGAGGCAAAAACAACTCCTGTAGGCATTTTAATTGCTGCGGGATCTGAAGTTTCTTTAGCACTTCAAGCACAGAAAAAATTAGCGGAAGAAGGAATTTATGTCCATGTTGTAAGCATGCCATCTTGGAATCTATTTGATAAGCAGCCGCTTGATTATAAAGAGCAGGTTCTTCCGAAAGAATTAGATAAACGTTTATCCATTGAAATGGGATCTAAAGTTGGTTGGCAAGAGTATGTAGGCACTAATGGTGCAGTTATGAGCATTGATTCATTTGGCGTTTCAGGCCCGGGAGATAAAGTGATTAAAAAGTTTGGCTTTACAGTAGAAAATGTTGTAAAGAACTTCAAGGATCTACTATAG
- a CDS encoding metal-dependent hydrolase, which yields MNGTVHAAIGTVTGFIVANNLQSSPSETVLLISLGATSALIPDLDIDGKLRGKITLSHKILRAVTQVVGILLIIYSLYKGVDYRDWIGIGIGFALLSLSLSIKRKHMLTITGIGILAAGVSFGEVWLSLVGIYIIIASFVPHRTYTHSIVGLIFFGYIAFQFQQSMKIEGAYYTCVIGYISHLIADSKCIPFNRRGIKLFLPFWNKEV from the coding sequence GTGAATGGAACAGTGCATGCAGCAATTGGTACAGTAACCGGATTTATCGTCGCAAACAATTTACAAAGCTCTCCTTCAGAAACTGTTTTGCTGATTAGTTTAGGAGCGACATCAGCTTTAATTCCTGATTTAGATATTGATGGCAAATTACGGGGAAAAATAACCCTATCCCATAAAATTTTACGAGCCGTCACTCAAGTAGTCGGTATCTTGCTTATCATCTATAGTTTGTATAAAGGAGTCGATTATCGAGATTGGATAGGAATTGGTATTGGATTCGCTTTACTTTCCTTATCTCTATCCATTAAACGAAAGCATATGTTAACCATTACCGGAATTGGTATATTAGCAGCGGGGGTTTCATTCGGTGAGGTTTGGCTTAGCCTTGTGGGAATTTATATCATTATTGCTTCTTTTGTTCCTCACCGCACTTATACGCACTCCATTGTCGGTCTTATTTTCTTTGGTTATATTGCCTTTCAATTCCAACAATCTATGAAGATCGAAGGAGCCTATTATACTTGTGTAATCGGTTATATTAGCCATCTGATCGCAGACAGCAAATGTATTCCTTTTAATAGACGAGGCATAAAACTATTTTTACCATTTTGGAATAAAGAGGTATAG
- a CDS encoding lysophospholipid acyltransferase family protein: MYHFCAYALKIILSVFGKVKVYQKENADLSGGFVIACTHTGWVDILWLGVCMLPTKIHYMAKKELFQSRFLRWLMEKLNAFPVDRENPGPSAIKIPRRLLKEGKVVGIFPSGTRTSEEVPLKRGAITIASYAKVPIVPVAYQGPNNFKDLFKRMKPQIIFGEPIYLSEQLPPKQGMEAMMKQLEKSLISLQKQLQDRK; encoded by the coding sequence GTGTATCATTTTTGTGCGTATGCATTAAAAATAATTTTAAGTGTATTTGGGAAAGTTAAGGTTTATCAAAAAGAAAATGCTGATTTATCAGGGGGCTTTGTAATTGCTTGTACACATACAGGATGGGTAGATATATTGTGGCTTGGGGTTTGTATGCTGCCAACTAAAATACATTATATGGCAAAAAAGGAGCTTTTTCAGTCACGTTTCTTAAGATGGTTGATGGAAAAATTAAATGCATTTCCTGTTGATAGAGAAAATCCAGGACCAAGTGCGATCAAAATACCGAGGCGTTTGTTGAAAGAAGGTAAGGTTGTAGGTATTTTTCCAAGTGGGACAAGAACAAGTGAAGAGGTGCCATTAAAAAGAGGCGCTATTACAATTGCCAGCTACGCAAAGGTTCCAATTGTACCAGTTGCTTATCAAGGACCCAATAATTTTAAAGATCTTTTTAAACGGATGAAACCGCAGATTATTTTTGGCGAGCCAATTTATTTATCCGAGCAATTACCACCAAAACAAGGAATGGAAGCAATGATGAAGCAACTTGAAAAATCATTAATAAGCCTGCAGAAACAACTGCAAGATAGGAAGTAA
- a CDS encoding MFS transporter: MSVLKQKRWLFIITIGLGTLLNPLNSSMIAVAVTRLQDDFTLSFVNASWLISIFYLASAAGQPVMGKLSDMFGSKRLFMTGLALVAFASLLAPFSPNFPFLLACRALQAIGSSTLFPSGMSMIRTHITKGQGQALAMLSIFASTSAAFGPSVGGFLIDSWDWQAIFFVNFPFIILSFVLAIFVLPTTKEKNTSMKQIDFTGIFLFTVSVTSLILFLLSFEEGNIRWWAFVVFLVTALSFYKFEEKRFAPFMDIHRLKKNPNVTMIYIQFMSINLIYYCYFFGFPIFLQQALTYSEAQSGIIMLALAGFGVIIAPFAGRMIDMLGSKLPAVVGVGLLLIGTGLLLTYHETSSLSWLLVIMSVLGASNGFNNISMQTALYENVKKEDTGQASGLFQTSRYMGAILSSSLLGLTFNQQVSHDNLHLVAMICLAFSVLVFGMALKLPGKLKGNRE, encoded by the coding sequence ATGTCAGTTTTAAAGCAGAAACGTTGGTTGTTTATTATTACTATTGGATTAGGAACTTTATTAAATCCATTGAATTCATCTATGATTGCAGTTGCAGTGACACGTCTTCAGGATGATTTTACATTGTCTTTTGTGAATGCATCATGGCTTATTTCTATCTTCTATTTAGCAAGTGCAGCTGGTCAGCCTGTTATGGGGAAGCTGAGTGACATGTTTGGTTCAAAACGATTATTTATGACCGGATTAGCGCTTGTTGCTTTTGCGTCGCTGTTAGCACCTTTTTCACCAAACTTTCCATTTCTATTAGCATGCCGGGCATTGCAGGCAATTGGCAGCTCCACGCTGTTCCCAAGCGGGATGAGTATGATTCGGACACATATTACAAAAGGTCAAGGGCAAGCACTTGCTATGTTGTCTATATTTGCTTCCACATCAGCAGCTTTTGGCCCGTCGGTCGGTGGTTTTTTAATTGATTCATGGGATTGGCAAGCTATCTTTTTCGTTAATTTTCCATTTATTATTTTATCCTTTGTATTAGCTATTTTTGTTTTACCAACGACAAAAGAAAAAAATACGAGCATGAAGCAAATTGATTTCACAGGGATTTTTTTATTTACGGTGTCTGTGACGAGCTTAATTTTATTTTTGCTCTCGTTTGAAGAAGGGAATATTCGCTGGTGGGCGTTCGTTGTTTTTCTCGTGACTGCGCTTAGTTTTTATAAATTTGAAGAAAAGCGATTTGCTCCGTTTATGGACATTCATCGTTTAAAGAAAAACCCAAACGTAACGATGATTTATATTCAATTTATGAGTATCAATTTGATATATTATTGCTACTTTTTTGGGTTCCCTATTTTTCTCCAGCAAGCATTGACATATAGTGAAGCACAGTCAGGAATTATTATGCTGGCTTTAGCGGGATTTGGAGTTATTATCGCTCCGTTCGCAGGTCGAATGATAGATATGCTTGGTTCAAAGTTACCTGCAGTTGTTGGCGTAGGGTTACTTTTAATCGGGACCGGATTATTATTAACGTATCATGAAACTTCTTCATTAAGTTGGTTACTTGTGATTATGAGTGTTTTAGGAGCTAGTAATGGGTTTAACAATATTTCCATGCAGACAGCATTATATGAAAATGTTAAGAAGGAAGATACGGGACAAGCTTCCGGTTTATTTCAAACGAGCAGATATATGGGAGCTATCCTTTCTTCCAGTTTGCTTGGTCTAACTTTTAATCAACAAGTAAGTCATGATAATTTACATCTTGTTGCGATGATTTGTCTGGCTTTCTCCGTTTTGGTGTTTGGGATGGCACTGAAACTTCCTGGCAAGCTTAAAGGTAATCGGGAATAA
- a CDS encoding LysR family transcriptional regulator yields the protein MNLRQLRYFQTIAKEGQITRAAQKLHMAQPPLSQSLKELEEELGVRLMERNGRKMELTEAGNILYGKTDILFQYLEEAITEVKDTGSGIKGTLSIGCVKTCFNHIPKQLKAFQKKYPNVHFHLKEGDSSLLAEQLIHREIDVAIIRLPINMDKFSIHPLPDENYVAVIPESWLGSFESITMKQLSQLPLLLLHRISGIGQYELILEQFYKYKLTPKIVCECPDVDMILQLVSEEVGATIIPESTLYRHHFSGLKQLPIKGHTFISKSALVWLKDRYLPKSAKRFIKLFQEKKQCEHVEVCNQKVR from the coding sequence ATGAATTTAAGGCAATTGCGTTACTTTCAGACGATCGCTAAGGAAGGGCAAATTACCCGTGCTGCACAAAAGCTCCATATGGCTCAACCACCCTTAAGTCAAAGTCTTAAAGAATTAGAAGAGGAATTAGGGGTAAGGCTGATGGAGCGTAATGGAAGAAAAATGGAACTAACAGAAGCTGGAAACATCCTTTATGGAAAAACGGACATCCTTTTTCAATATCTTGAAGAGGCGATTACAGAAGTAAAAGACACTGGTTCCGGGATAAAGGGTACATTATCCATCGGTTGTGTAAAGACATGCTTCAATCATATACCGAAGCAACTGAAAGCTTTTCAAAAAAAATATCCTAACGTTCATTTTCATTTAAAAGAGGGTGATTCTTCGCTTCTTGCAGAACAATTAATTCATAGAGAAATTGATGTAGCTATCATTCGCCTGCCTATTAACATGGATAAGTTTTCGATTCATCCCCTTCCAGATGAAAACTATGTAGCTGTAATTCCGGAAAGCTGGTTAGGGTCTTTTGAAAGCATAACCATGAAGCAGCTGAGTCAGCTGCCATTATTATTGCTGCATCGGATAAGTGGTATCGGACAATATGAATTGATTTTGGAGCAGTTTTATAAATACAAGTTAACTCCAAAAATTGTTTGCGAATGTCCGGATGTTGATATGATACTTCAGTTAGTTAGTGAAGAAGTTGGAGCAACGATTATTCCTGAGTCCACACTTTATCGACATCACTTTAGTGGATTAAAACAACTTCCGATTAAAGGCCATACGTTTATTTCTAAATCAGCGCTAGTTTGGCTAAAGGATCGTTACTTACCTAAAAGTGCGAAACGATTTATAAAACTGTTTCAGGAAAAAAAGCAATGCGAACATGTTGAAGTGTGTAATCAAAAAGTCCGGTAA
- the hpaB gene encoding 4-hydroxyphenylacetate 3-monooxygenase, oxygenase component, with the protein MPAKTGQQYIDRLKKAKNNVYIHGERVDDVTEHPAFKNVIQSMARLYDMQYEKPEKMLYTSPTTGDPIGKTFMVPSTVEDLIERREAIMDWQCFTKGLMGRSPDYLNADVMAMGQASEFFAEGDPMFAENARNYAEFARENDISLTHTLIHPQVNRAKIQAEQKDANVALHVVEKNDNGVIVDGIRLLATQGAITDEILVFPSTVKKSGELDDPFSLAFALPNNTPGLRFLSREAFIFGSNKYDHPLSASFEEGDAIVAFDHVLVPWDRIFVLENSSICNRAFIETNAVVHMTHQVVVKDIAKTEFLLGVVLTLMDSIGIDGFQHVKDKGTEIMLTLETMKSHLFRAEHNAKIDKWGMMTPDFTALDAARNWFPRVYPRMAEIVRILGASGLMGIPTYKDFENEEIGPILHRAMQGKNVEGYERVQIFRLAWDLTMSAFGARQTHYEYYFFGDPIKMGMAYFDKYDKETYKAQVREFLSSQKIDTLTL; encoded by the coding sequence ATGCCGGCTAAAACAGGGCAACAATATATTGATCGTTTAAAGAAAGCAAAAAATAATGTTTATATTCATGGAGAACGTGTTGATGATGTGACAGAACATCCAGCTTTTAAAAATGTGATTCAATCCATGGCAAGATTATATGATATGCAGTATGAAAAACCAGAGAAAATGTTATATACGTCACCAACAACCGGTGATCCAATCGGAAAAACATTTATGGTTCCGTCAACGGTTGAAGATTTGATAGAACGCCGGGAAGCGATTATGGATTGGCAATGTTTTACAAAAGGATTAATGGGCAGATCTCCTGATTACTTGAATGCAGATGTGATGGCGATGGGGCAGGCTAGTGAATTTTTTGCTGAAGGAGATCCGATGTTTGCAGAAAATGCGAGAAACTACGCGGAATTTGCTAGAGAAAATGATATTAGTTTAACTCATACACTAATTCATCCACAAGTAAACCGGGCGAAAATTCAGGCGGAACAAAAAGATGCGAATGTCGCCTTGCATGTTGTGGAAAAGAACGATAATGGTGTCATTGTTGATGGGATTCGGCTACTTGCAACACAGGGAGCCATCACAGATGAGATTTTAGTATTTCCTTCAACTGTCAAAAAATCTGGAGAGCTTGACGATCCCTTTTCCTTAGCATTTGCCTTGCCGAATAATACACCGGGATTAAGGTTTTTAAGTCGGGAAGCTTTTATATTTGGCAGTAATAAATATGATCATCCATTAAGCGCTTCTTTTGAAGAAGGGGATGCGATTGTAGCATTTGATCATGTGTTAGTTCCATGGGATCGAATCTTTGTATTGGAAAATTCGTCCATTTGTAATCGGGCTTTTATAGAAACCAATGCCGTCGTTCATATGACACATCAAGTGGTAGTAAAAGATATCGCCAAAACAGAATTTTTACTTGGTGTCGTACTCACACTGATGGATTCCATTGGAATTGATGGCTTTCAACATGTAAAGGATAAAGGAACCGAAATTATGCTGACATTGGAGACGATGAAGTCTCATCTGTTTCGCGCAGAGCATAATGCCAAAATAGATAAGTGGGGGATGATGACTCCTGACTTTACTGCGTTAGATGCTGCTAGAAACTGGTTTCCACGTGTATATCCAAGAATGGCTGAAATTGTTAGGATCCTCGGAGCTTCAGGATTAATGGGAATTCCAACCTATAAAGACTTTGAAAATGAAGAGATTGGCCCCATTTTGCACCGTGCCATGCAAGGGAAGAATGTGGAAGGATACGAACGTGTACAAATTTTTCGTTTAGCATGGGATTTAACGATGAGTGCATTTGGCGCAAGACAGACACATTATGAATATTACTTCTTTGGTGATCCTATTAAAATGGGAATGGCTTATTTTGATAAATATGATAAAGAAACATATAAAGCCCAAGTGCGAGAGTTTTTAAGCAGCCAAAAAATCGATACGTTAACACTTTAG
- a CDS encoding flavin reductase family protein — protein MESRAFRNAMGRFATGVTVITTNANKEVHGMTANAFMSVSLDPKLITVSIDNRANMLNKINCSGKFAVNVLSDLQQDISMHFAGQAKKYDEIPFAMFYDVPIIQGSLASVVCEVDRTYVVGDHTLFIGSVVDALLTEGNPLTFYGGKYGKYQPAEYV, from the coding sequence ATGGAAAGTAGAGCTTTTCGCAATGCTATGGGGCGGTTTGCTACTGGAGTGACAGTGATTACGACAAATGCAAATAAAGAAGTTCATGGAATGACAGCGAATGCGTTTATGTCGGTTTCACTAGACCCGAAATTGATCACGGTTTCCATTGATAATCGGGCAAATATGCTAAACAAAATCAACTGTTCGGGTAAATTTGCAGTTAATGTACTATCAGATTTACAGCAAGATATTTCTATGCACTTTGCTGGTCAGGCAAAAAAATACGATGAAATTCCTTTTGCAATGTTTTACGATGTTCCTATTATTCAGGGATCGCTTGCATCCGTTGTTTGTGAAGTAGATCGAACGTATGTGGTAGGTGATCACACACTTTTTATTGGAAGCGTAGTTGATGCTTTGTTAACCGAGGGCAACCCGTTAACATTTTATGGTGGAAAGTATGGGAAGTATCAACCAGCTGAATATGTATAA